In one window of Macrotis lagotis isolate mMagLag1 chromosome 5, bilby.v1.9.chrom.fasta, whole genome shotgun sequence DNA:
- the NUP43 gene encoding nucleoporin Nup43, producing MEEIFAKFVSQKISKTRWRPVPAGSLQPAETFATGSWDNEENSVSLWCIGDFGNLSSDGVFEGDHQLLCDIKHHGDVMDLQFLDQERIVAASSTGCVTIFLHHPNNQTLSVSQEWIRAHYHIGPGSPSYRSAPCTGIVCNSPEIVTVGEDGRINLFRVDYKEAVRTIDNADSSTLHAVTFLRTPEILTVNSIGQLKIWDFRQQGNEPCQILSLTGDRVPLHCVDRHPNQQHVVATGGQDGMLSIWDVRQGSMPVSLLKAHEAEMWEVHFHPSNPDHLFTCSEDGSLWHWDASTDVPEKSSLFHQSGRNSTLLSHPSSNQHNVNQSLISSWLSTDPAKDRIEITSLLPNRTLSVNSLDVLGSCLLCGTDAEAIYVTRQLFS from the exons ATGGAAGAGATCTTTGCCAAGTTCGTATCTCAGAAGATCAGCAAGACCCGCTGGCGGCCGGTGCCCGCGGGGAGCCTGCAGCCTGCCGAGACCTTCGCCACCGGCTCTTGGGACAACGAG GAAAACAGTGTTTCTCTCTGGTGTATTGGAGATTTTGGTAACTTGAGTTCTGATGGAGTATTTGAAGGAGATCATCAATTATTGTGTGATATCAAACATCATGGTGACGTAATGGACTTGCAG TTTTTGGACCAGGAAAGAATTGTAGCTGCTTCATCGACAGGATGTGTAACAATTTTTCTTCACCATCCAAATAATcag ACTCTTTCAGTCAGCCAGGAATGGATAAGGGCCCACTACCATATTGGCCCAGGTAGTCCTTCCTATAGGAGTGCACCATGTACTGGTATTGTATGCAACAGTCCAGAGATTGTTACTGTTGGAGAAGATGGCAGAATCAATCTCTTCAGAGTTGATTATAAGGAAGCTGTACGGACAATCG atAATGCAGACAGCAGTACACTCCATGCAGTGACCTTCCTTCGAACTCCTGAGATTCTCACAGTAAATTCAATTGGACAGTTAAAGATATGGGATTTCAGACAGCAAGGAAATGAACCCTGTCAGATACTGTCACT GACTGGAGACAGAGTTCCACTCCACTGTGTTGATAGACATCCCAACCAGCAGCATGTTGTAGCTACAGGCGGTCAGGATGGAATGTTGAGTATTTGGGATGTTAGACAAGGTAGCATGCCAGTATCTCTGCTGAAGGCTCATGAAGCTGAAA TGTGGGAAGTTCACTTCCACCCATCCAACCCAGATCATCTGTTTACTTGCTCTGAAGATGGATCCCTTTGGCACTGGGATGCCTCCACTGATGTTCCTGAAAAATCATCACTTTTTCACCAAA GTGGAAGAAATAGCACATTATTATCTCATCCTTCAAGTAACCAGCATAATGTTAACCAGTCCCTTATAAGTTCCTGGCTCAGCACTGATCCTGCAAAAGATCGTATTGAGATCACTAGCTTATTGCCAAATAGGACACTGTCTGTCAACAGTTTGGATGTTTTAGGATCTTGTCTTCTTTGTGGGACAGATGCAGAAGCAATTTATGTTACCAGACAACTTTTCTCATGA